In Porphyromonas cangingivalis, a genomic segment contains:
- a CDS encoding rod shape-determining protein has protein sequence MGFFSLTQKLAIDLGTANTVIIQNGKIIIDQPSYVTMNRKTEKVEWVGYEAYRRFEKENNDLQTIRPLRDGVVADLVASEHMIRGLIKMANPKKRFLPVSLKVVVCVPSGSTDVEIRAVRDSAEKAGANEVFLIHEPMAAALGIGLDVMEPTGNMIVDIGGGTTEIAVISLGGIVSNKSIKVAGDEFTADIVDHMKIKHSVRIGERTAEEIKKNVGSALAHLDDEPADYEVIGQDLVSILPKAVSVNYKEISECLDKSITKIETAIGNALDNTIPELYADIVKNGIYLAGGGAQLKGLAKRLSDKFKIDFVVAEDPLHVVAKGTHIALQNTTKYTLLFK, from the coding sequence ATGGGTTTCTTTTCACTTACACAGAAATTAGCAATCGACTTAGGTACAGCAAATACAGTCATTATCCAAAATGGCAAAATCATCATCGATCAACCTTCGTATGTCACGATGAACAGAAAGACGGAGAAGGTTGAATGGGTAGGATACGAAGCTTACAGACGATTTGAAAAGGAGAACAATGACCTGCAGACCATACGTCCGCTTAGGGATGGTGTGGTTGCAGATCTTGTGGCTTCGGAACACATGATAAGGGGGCTTATCAAGATGGCAAACCCCAAGAAGAGATTTCTTCCGGTATCACTCAAAGTGGTGGTATGTGTGCCCTCCGGCAGTACAGACGTGGAAATACGTGCTGTACGCGACTCTGCAGAGAAGGCAGGGGCAAATGAAGTTTTCCTTATCCATGAGCCTATGGCTGCAGCTTTGGGGATAGGTCTCGATGTGATGGAGCCTACCGGCAACATGATTGTAGATATAGGTGGAGGAACGACAGAGATCGCTGTCATCAGCTTGGGAGGGATCGTCTCTAACAAGTCGATCAAGGTCGCAGGAGATGAGTTCACCGCAGATATCGTAGATCATATGAAGATCAAACACAGTGTTCGTATCGGTGAGCGTACAGCGGAAGAGATAAAGAAGAATGTAGGGTCGGCACTTGCGCATCTGGATGATGAACCTGCGGATTATGAGGTGATCGGACAAGACCTTGTCAGCATCTTACCGAAAGCGGTATCTGTCAACTACAAAGAAATATCGGAATGTCTCGATAAGTCCATCACAAAAATCGAAACTGCAATCGGAAATGCACTCGACAACACAATCCCCGAACTTTATGCCGACATCGTAAAGAACGGTATTTATCTCGCAGGTGGTGGTGCTCAGCTCAAAGGCTTGGCAAAGCGTTTGAGTGATAAGTTTAAGATAGACTTTGTGGTGGCGGAAGATCCATTGCACGTTGTCGCAAAAGGGACACATATAGCCCTACAAAACACGACCAAATACACGTTGCTTTTCAAGTAA
- the mreC gene encoding rod shape-determining protein MreC translates to MLKLFELLKSKGYLILFVLLEVVAIILLYRGSNYHSSIILSSTNFITGKITETATVANSYLGLKEANITLMSRNAQLEREVLRLRSTIERLTIDSLSYRKVMKDSIDQPFPYEYRIAKVVGNITYGNSSYLTIDLGSKDGVHQDMAVLGVSGVVGIIKAVGKRYAQVLPVTNKDFAISCKIKNGEYIGILKWDGETPQQSLLTNLPKHISYAPGDSVYTSNYSAIFPEGIFVGTILEEGSSIDDNFCALKVELSMKLENIKYVYVVTNYDREERENLDAILTHKR, encoded by the coding sequence ATGCTTAAACTTTTTGAATTGCTCAAATCCAAAGGGTATCTCATCTTGTTTGTACTATTGGAGGTCGTTGCTATTATCCTATTGTATCGGGGTAGCAACTACCACAGTAGCATCATACTCAGTTCGACAAACTTCATCACCGGCAAAATCACTGAAACCGCCACAGTAGCTAACTCATACCTCGGGCTAAAAGAGGCCAATATTACCCTTATGAGTCGTAACGCCCAACTCGAAAGAGAAGTGCTTCGACTCCGAAGTACCATTGAGCGTCTCACCATAGACTCCCTATCCTACCGGAAAGTAATGAAAGACAGTATAGACCAGCCGTTCCCATACGAATATAGAATAGCAAAAGTTGTTGGAAACATCACATATGGCAACAGTAGCTATCTTACCATAGATCTTGGGAGCAAGGATGGGGTGCATCAGGACATGGCGGTGCTTGGAGTTTCGGGTGTCGTAGGCATCATAAAGGCCGTTGGTAAGAGATATGCACAGGTACTACCTGTGACGAACAAAGACTTTGCGATCAGTTGCAAGATTAAAAATGGTGAATACATCGGGATATTGAAGTGGGATGGTGAAACCCCACAACAGTCGCTCCTTACCAACTTGCCTAAGCATATATCGTATGCTCCCGGAGATTCTGTCTATACGAGCAATTACTCCGCAATCTTTCCTGAAGGGATTTTTGTCGGGACAATCTTGGAGGAGGGCTCCTCTATCGACGATAATTTCTGCGCTCTGAAAGTAGAGCTTAGCATGAAACTTGAAAACATCAAGTACGTCTATGTGGTGACCAATTATGATAGAGAGGAGCGAGAAAATCTGGATGCTATATTGACACATAAACGATAG
- a CDS encoding penicillin-binding transpeptidase domain-containing protein: MSQRKNSKYAIRKYFISSTFVLVVLIYVLRLFYLQVINSDYKLQANSIAFLRKAVYPSRGMIYDNNDKLLVYNKSTANVMVITRETKDFDTLDLCNTLSIDKEYFIEKMKYIKDKKLNKSYSPYLPQLFMSQITLEEVGLLQEKLHKFPGFYVEYRMARDYNYHSAALVLGTTGEVNQKDLDNDPYYVPGDYSGRTGIEKEYESILRGEKGVTVLLRDAHGRIQGSYENGKYDRDVISGHDLKLALDIDLQTYGEKLMAGKRGAIVMIEPSTGEIRCLVSAPSFDPSLLVGRERGNNHKLLEQDPQKPLYNRAIMGTYPPGSTFKPAQGAVFLKEKVITPHTLYSCHHGYPLLGNRPACHPHGSPINLVPALATSCNAYFCWGLRALLEDNKRFHNIQEAFENWKDNMVNMGFGYKLNIDLPGERRGYIPNANVYDKIHAGKWNSSSIISIAIGQGEILTTPLQIANLGAIIANRGYYYTPHVVKGISNYPKDSLKIKKMDTHIPKEVFDVIDEGMAAAVLGGTCRGAAISGISVCGKTGTAENVHGKDHSAFMGYAPRENPQIAICVYVENAGFGASFGVPIAKLMMEYYLTGKISESSLDIEKRMVNSIVP, from the coding sequence ATGTCACAGCGGAAAAATTCAAAATACGCAATCCGAAAGTACTTCATATCATCTACATTTGTACTTGTGGTATTGATCTATGTCTTGAGACTTTTTTACCTACAAGTAATTAACTCAGATTACAAGTTACAAGCCAATAGCATCGCATTCCTCCGAAAAGCGGTCTATCCATCACGAGGGATGATTTATGACAATAATGACAAGCTGCTTGTGTACAACAAGTCGACAGCCAATGTCATGGTCATCACGAGAGAAACCAAAGACTTCGACACCCTTGATCTTTGCAATACTTTAAGCATAGACAAAGAATACTTCATCGAAAAGATGAAGTATATCAAAGACAAAAAACTCAACAAAAGTTACTCCCCATACCTTCCCCAACTCTTCATGTCTCAGATTACGTTGGAGGAAGTAGGTCTTCTTCAAGAGAAGCTACATAAATTTCCGGGGTTTTATGTGGAGTATCGTATGGCAAGAGACTACAACTATCATTCCGCTGCACTTGTATTAGGTACGACGGGAGAAGTCAATCAAAAGGATCTTGACAATGATCCATACTATGTACCGGGGGACTACTCAGGACGGACAGGAATAGAAAAAGAATATGAGTCTATCCTCCGAGGGGAAAAAGGGGTAACGGTATTACTTCGTGATGCTCATGGTAGAATACAAGGGAGCTATGAAAATGGCAAATATGACAGAGATGTGATATCCGGACACGATCTCAAATTGGCCCTTGATATTGATTTACAGACCTATGGAGAGAAATTGATGGCAGGCAAGAGAGGTGCAATAGTCATGATAGAGCCTTCTACCGGAGAAATACGCTGCTTGGTATCTGCTCCGAGCTTTGATCCTTCTCTCCTTGTAGGTCGCGAAAGAGGAAACAATCATAAGCTACTTGAACAAGATCCTCAAAAGCCTTTGTACAACAGAGCTATCATGGGCACATACCCTCCCGGATCGACATTCAAACCTGCTCAAGGAGCCGTATTCTTAAAAGAAAAAGTCATCACACCACATACGTTATACTCTTGTCATCATGGCTACCCACTCTTAGGAAATCGCCCTGCTTGTCACCCACATGGCTCGCCGATCAATCTCGTTCCTGCCTTGGCAACCTCCTGCAATGCTTATTTTTGCTGGGGCCTCAGGGCTTTATTGGAGGATAACAAGCGATTTCATAATATCCAAGAGGCTTTTGAAAACTGGAAAGATAACATGGTCAATATGGGCTTCGGCTATAAACTCAATATCGACCTGCCAGGAGAAAGACGAGGCTACATTCCGAATGCCAATGTCTACGACAAGATCCATGCCGGAAAATGGAACTCCAGCAGTATCATATCTATAGCCATCGGGCAGGGCGAAATCCTCACCACACCACTTCAAATCGCAAACCTGGGGGCAATCATTGCCAACAGAGGATACTACTACACCCCTCATGTCGTGAAGGGTATATCTAACTATCCTAAAGATTCACTGAAAATTAAAAAGATGGATACTCATATTCCCAAAGAGGTCTTTGATGTCATAGACGAAGGTATGGCAGCAGCTGTCTTGGGAGGCACTTGTCGAGGGGCTGCCATATCGGGCATATCAGTCTGCGGAAAGACCGGAACGGCAGAAAACGTCCATGGTAAAGACCACTCTGCATTTATGGGCTATGCTCCCAGAGAAAATCCGCAAATAGCTATTTGTGTTTATGTCGAGAATGCCGGATTCGGTGCTTCTTTTGGAGTACCTATTGCTAAATTGATGATGGAGTATTACCTCACCGGAAAGATATCCGAGAGCAGTCTGGATATTGAAAAAAGGATGGTCAATAGTATAGTCCCCTAA
- the rodA gene encoding rod shape-determining protein RodA translates to MNKIESTSLFRNLDYITVGLYLLIVFLGWITIYAAGYDIQNAEVFDLHGRTGSQLMWLGVSFVFIVLILSSDGTFIKAFTPWIYVFMLLLLIVTIFIAPDIKGSHSWLVITDTMRLQPAEFAKVTTALMLAQWCSRYEFSISNKQDLLVSLLIFLLPMLIIVLQNETGSAVVFATFFLVMYREGLTGSIIALGVVIALIFILAMKFSGVMWGETSADTLVVLSVIYLSTYLAIEMYGHLPHLKIVAAVIPIITFSSAFVTSFFVDVDFGYAAMISLALFSVYLIINLFINRGRRLGFTLAFTLTAVACFMGIEYFFNNVLQDHQQNRILVSLGIKDDPAGAGYNVNQSMIAIGSGGLTGKGFLNGTQTKLKYVPEQDTDFIFCTVGEESGFIGSTLVLALYLALLLRLIYLAERQSDPFARIYGYSVACILFFHLVINIGMVIGLVPVIGIPLPYFSYGGSSLLSFSILLFIFLRLDTLKKEL, encoded by the coding sequence ATGAATAAAATCGAATCTACATCACTTTTTCGCAACTTAGATTACATCACAGTCGGTCTGTATCTGCTGATTGTCTTTCTCGGTTGGATTACGATCTATGCCGCAGGATATGATATTCAGAATGCAGAGGTATTCGATCTTCACGGTCGCACCGGTTCGCAGTTGATGTGGTTAGGAGTATCTTTCGTATTTATTGTCCTGATCCTTTCTTCAGACGGGACCTTCATCAAGGCATTCACCCCATGGATATATGTGTTTATGCTGTTGTTGCTGATAGTCACGATATTTATAGCACCCGACATCAAAGGGTCACATTCGTGGCTTGTGATCACCGACACGATGCGCCTCCAACCCGCTGAGTTTGCCAAAGTGACGACAGCCTTGATGCTGGCACAATGGTGCTCCAGATACGAATTCAGCATATCAAACAAGCAAGACTTACTTGTCTCTCTACTGATCTTTTTACTGCCGATGTTGATCATTGTACTTCAAAATGAGACTGGCTCTGCAGTCGTATTTGCGACCTTCTTTCTCGTCATGTACAGAGAGGGACTCACAGGGAGTATCATCGCCCTTGGTGTCGTGATAGCACTCATATTCATCCTTGCGATGAAATTTTCGGGAGTCATGTGGGGCGAGACATCAGCAGACACATTGGTTGTTTTATCGGTCATCTACTTATCGACTTATCTTGCAATAGAGATGTATGGGCATCTGCCGCATCTCAAGATCGTTGCAGCAGTCATTCCTATCATCACATTTTCTTCTGCTTTCGTCACATCCTTCTTTGTGGATGTGGACTTCGGCTATGCCGCAATGATCAGTCTGGCTCTCTTCTCAGTATACCTCATCATCAATTTATTTATCAATAGAGGGCGACGATTGGGATTTACTCTAGCATTCACCTTGACTGCTGTGGCATGCTTTATGGGGATAGAATACTTCTTCAACAACGTACTCCAAGACCATCAGCAAAACCGCATTCTTGTATCTCTCGGTATCAAAGATGATCCTGCCGGAGCAGGCTATAATGTCAATCAGAGCATGATTGCGATAGGCTCTGGGGGGCTTACAGGCAAAGGCTTTCTCAATGGCACCCAGACCAAACTGAAGTATGTACCGGAACAAGATACAGACTTCATCTTCTGCACCGTAGGAGAGGAGAGCGGATTTATCGGCAGTACCCTTGTCCTCGCTCTGTACCTCGCACTACTTCTGCGCCTCATATATCTTGCCGAACGACAGAGCGATCCTTTTGCACGAATATACGGTTATTCTGTAGCCTGTATCTTGTTCTTTCATTTGGTCATCAATATAGGGATGGTCATCGGTCTTGTTCCTGTTATCGGGATACCGCTCCCCTACTTCAGTTACGGAGGGTCATCACTATTGAGTTTCAGCATCCTATTATTCATCTTTTTAAGGCTCGACACCCTCAAAAAGGAGCTTTAA
- a CDS encoding 4-hydroxy-3-methylbut-2-enyl diphosphate reductase, translating into MIDIEINKSSGFCFGVINAIKHAEEELKTEDSLNCLGEIVHNSQEVERLANKGLKTINYKDLEGLRNTKVLFRAHGEPPEVYAFAHANNIKIVDATCPVVLRLQKRIRTKYEETRDVQAQIVIYGKIGHAEVNGLVGQTNGEAIVVQKLDEIIKIDFSKPVILFSQTTMSKEGFAELIENISERMADGVDFEYFDTICRQVSNRIPDLDEFAREKDWIYFIAGKNSSNGKVLYQICKDANPNTTFISTADEIIEPLPDWVHHVGICGATSTPKWLMEEVAKKLKAINP; encoded by the coding sequence ATGATAGATATAGAAATCAATAAGTCTTCGGGGTTTTGCTTCGGGGTGATCAATGCTATCAAGCATGCAGAGGAGGAGCTCAAGACAGAGGATTCTCTTAATTGTCTGGGAGAGATAGTACACAATAGCCAAGAGGTCGAAAGACTGGCAAACAAGGGGCTGAAAACAATAAATTATAAAGATCTTGAGGGCCTTCGTAATACCAAAGTCTTGTTCAGAGCACATGGTGAACCCCCCGAGGTATATGCATTTGCCCATGCTAATAATATCAAGATTGTCGATGCGACCTGCCCTGTCGTCTTAAGGCTTCAGAAGCGTATCCGCACCAAGTATGAGGAGACTCGTGATGTGCAGGCGCAGATAGTGATCTATGGCAAGATAGGCCATGCTGAGGTGAATGGACTTGTGGGACAGACCAATGGTGAGGCTATCGTGGTACAGAAGCTGGATGAGATAATAAAAATAGACTTCTCAAAGCCTGTTATTCTCTTTTCTCAGACAACGATGTCGAAGGAGGGTTTTGCCGAGCTGATAGAGAACATCAGTGAACGTATGGCAGATGGTGTGGATTTTGAGTATTTTGACACCATATGTAGACAAGTATCCAATCGTATTCCCGACCTTGATGAATTTGCGAGGGAGAAGGATTGGATATACTTCATCGCCGGTAAAAATAGCTCGAACGGCAAGGTATTGTATCAGATATGCAAGGATGCAAACCCTAACACAACATTTATCTCGACTGCTGATGAGATCATCGAGCCCCTACCTGATTGGGTACACCACGTAGGGATATGCGGAGCTACATCTACGCCTAAATGGCTGATGGAAGAGGTGGCAAAGAAGTTGAAAGCTATCAATCCCTGA
- the cmk gene encoding (d)CMP kinase, with the protein MKRINIALDGHSSCGKSTMAKVLAKRIGYTYIDTGAMYRGVTLFSIQNNLWDGDKPLVDEIVRSLDDITLRFKTDGGANRLLLNGEDVEDQIRGMEVSNKVSPISTIAEVRAFLVKQQQEMATEKGVVMDGRDIGTVVLPDAELKVFVTASAKVRAQRRYDELRALGKEVTYDEVYQNVVTRDRIDSTREASPLKQAEDAVLLDNSDLTRDEQNEILYRMFVEKTA; encoded by the coding sequence ATGAAAAGAATAAATATAGCACTGGATGGCCACTCCTCTTGTGGCAAGAGCACAATGGCTAAAGTACTTGCTAAAAGGATAGGTTACACCTACATAGATACCGGAGCGATGTATAGAGGTGTGACGCTTTTCTCGATCCAAAATAACCTTTGGGATGGAGACAAGCCCCTTGTAGATGAGATCGTCCGGAGTTTGGATGATATCACGTTAAGATTTAAGACGGATGGGGGAGCGAATCGCCTGCTGCTCAATGGCGAAGATGTCGAAGATCAGATACGAGGCATGGAGGTCTCCAACAAGGTCAGCCCTATCAGTACGATAGCCGAAGTGCGTGCGTTCCTCGTGAAGCAACAGCAAGAGATGGCTACGGAGAAGGGCGTGGTGATGGATGGTCGAGATATAGGGACTGTAGTTTTGCCCGATGCCGAGCTAAAGGTCTTTGTCACTGCAAGTGCCAAGGTGCGAGCTCAGAGACGATATGATGAACTGAGAGCCTTGGGTAAGGAAGTGACCTATGATGAAGTGTATCAAAATGTAGTGACACGTGACCGTATCGATAGTACTCGTGAGGCAAGTCCCTTGAAGCAGGCCGAAGATGCGGTCCTCTTGGATAACTCTGACTTGACAAGGGATGAGCAGAATGAGATACTCTATCGCATGTTCGTCGAAAAAACAGCTTGA
- the htpG gene encoding molecular chaperone HtpG yields the protein MSNQNKKGSIGVQSENIFPIIKKFLYSDHDIFLRELVSNAVDATQKLKTLVSKGESKASTDDLSVTVRIEDDKLIISDRGIGMSAEEIDKYINQIAISGAEEFLDKYKDDAASIIGHFGLGFYSAFMVAKRVEIYTQSYRDSEPSIRWSCEGNPEFSMEEAEKRERGTDIILYIDEESKEFLEPEKIQSLLQKYCLFLPVPIIFGKKQEWKDGKMIDTDEDQIINNTEPAWTKKPVDLKDEDYQKFYKELYPMSEEPLFWIHLNIDYPFNLTGILYFPRIKNNMDISRHKVQLYSNQVFVTDSVEGILPDFLTILHGVLDSPDIPLNVSRSYLQSDANVKKISAYITRKVADKLNELFKDERATYEEKWSALELFVKYGMLTDEKFYEKAEKFALLRNTEDKLYTFEEYRNLISGTQTDKDGKVVCLYAVDKEAQYSYIKGATDKGYDVLLTNGQLDMPFISMLEQKQQGTRYVRVDSDTLENLIPKNEENKDKANVSEEEKEIVCALFEQQLPELSKAHLHISASHQGFDQKPIVVVQNEFMRRMKDMSSFQQGMGFGDFPDSYEINLNLDSALIRGIVEVFVSSDNQEYKALSADKKGYDARLDVLYSQSNSGDLDDAAKETNKKDIEETTKQISEIKDKLNGVYKNFGNENKVISQLIDLALLSKGMLTGASLDSFINRSLEIISDKK from the coding sequence ATGAGTAATCAGAATAAAAAAGGCTCGATAGGGGTACAGAGTGAAAACATTTTCCCCATCATCAAGAAGTTTCTTTACAGCGATCATGACATATTTTTGAGAGAACTTGTCTCAAATGCAGTGGATGCCACTCAGAAGCTCAAGACCCTCGTCTCCAAAGGTGAGAGCAAGGCGTCTACCGATGATTTGTCGGTCACTGTCCGTATCGAAGATGATAAACTGATCATCTCTGATCGTGGTATCGGTATGTCAGCAGAGGAGATTGATAAGTACATCAATCAGATCGCTATCTCAGGAGCAGAGGAGTTCCTCGACAAGTACAAAGATGATGCTGCATCAATCATCGGCCACTTCGGTCTGGGATTTTATTCTGCTTTCATGGTAGCCAAGAGAGTGGAGATCTATACTCAAAGCTATCGAGATAGTGAGCCCTCTATACGTTGGAGTTGCGAAGGTAACCCTGAGTTTTCCATGGAAGAGGCCGAAAAGCGTGAGAGAGGTACAGACATCATCTTGTATATCGATGAAGAGAGTAAGGAGTTCTTGGAGCCTGAGAAGATCCAATCTTTGTTACAGAAGTACTGTCTCTTCTTACCCGTGCCCATCATCTTTGGAAAGAAACAAGAGTGGAAGGATGGCAAGATGATAGATACTGATGAGGATCAAATCATCAATAACACAGAGCCTGCATGGACAAAGAAGCCAGTGGACTTGAAGGATGAAGACTATCAGAAGTTCTACAAGGAGCTCTATCCAATGAGTGAGGAGCCTCTCTTCTGGATACATCTCAATATCGACTATCCATTCAATTTGACAGGGATCTTGTACTTCCCTCGTATCAAGAACAACATGGATATCTCTCGTCACAAGGTTCAATTGTACAGCAATCAAGTTTTCGTCACAGATTCTGTCGAGGGGATATTACCGGACTTCCTGACCATCCTTCATGGTGTGCTTGACTCTCCTGACATACCTCTCAACGTATCTCGATCTTACCTCCAGAGTGATGCAAATGTGAAGAAGATCTCGGCATATATCACACGTAAGGTGGCGGACAAACTGAACGAACTCTTCAAGGACGAACGTGCGACTTACGAAGAGAAGTGGAGTGCCCTCGAACTCTTTGTCAAGTATGGTATGCTCACAGATGAGAAGTTTTATGAAAAAGCTGAGAAGTTTGCTCTCTTGCGTAACACCGAGGACAAACTCTACACGTTTGAAGAGTATCGCAATCTCATCTCAGGCACACAGACCGACAAGGACGGTAAAGTCGTCTGCCTCTATGCAGTGGATAAGGAAGCTCAGTACAGCTATATCAAGGGTGCTACGGATAAGGGTTATGATGTCCTCTTGACAAACGGTCAGCTCGATATGCCGTTCATCAGCATGCTCGAACAGAAGCAACAAGGTACAAGGTACGTTCGTGTCGATAGCGATACACTCGAAAACCTTATTCCCAAGAATGAGGAGAATAAAGACAAAGCCAATGTCTCTGAGGAGGAGAAGGAGATTGTATGTGCACTCTTCGAACAGCAGTTGCCGGAACTCTCCAAGGCTCATCTCCATATCTCTGCATCTCACCAAGGTTTTGATCAGAAGCCTATCGTCGTAGTGCAAAACGAGTTTATGCGTCGTATGAAGGATATGTCGAGCTTCCAACAAGGGATGGGATTTGGAGACTTCCCTGACTCTTATGAAATAAACCTCAATCTGGACAGCGCTCTCATCCGTGGTATTGTCGAGGTCTTTGTAAGTTCGGACAATCAGGAGTACAAGGCTTTGTCTGCCGACAAGAAGGGATACGATGCACGCCTTGATGTCCTATACAGCCAGTCAAACAGCGGAGATTTGGACGATGCTGCGAAGGAAACCAACAAGAAGGACATCGAAGAGACCACAAAGCAGATTTCTGAGATCAAAGATAAGCTCAATGGAGTGTACAAAAACTTTGGTAACGAAAATAAGGTCATCTCTCAACTCATCGACCTAGCTCTACTTTCAAAGGGAATGCTTACAGGTGCTTCTTTGGACAGCTTCATCAATCGTTCATTGGAGATTATCTCTGACAAGAAGTAA
- a CDS encoding MarC family protein translates to MTELLQSINLTEISSVFIVLFAVIDIIGAIPIVINLQEKGQKIEPFKTFLYSAIILISFLFLGQALLSLLHVDLQSFAAAGAIILFVLAIEMIFGVVAFKDDSPSGSATLVPLVFPLIAGAASFTTLLSFRAQYHVSNIIIATILNLLIVFFVLRHVSWVEKMVGKGGVYVMRKFFGIILLAMAVKLFTENISHLIATIQAN, encoded by the coding sequence ATGACAGAACTATTACAAAGTATCAATCTCACTGAGATTTCCAGTGTGTTTATCGTATTGTTTGCAGTGATCGATATCATCGGAGCGATTCCGATCGTGATCAACCTCCAGGAAAAAGGACAAAAAATCGAGCCTTTCAAGACCTTCTTGTACTCGGCTATTATATTGATTTCGTTCCTTTTCCTCGGGCAAGCACTCCTAAGCCTTCTACATGTGGATCTTCAATCGTTTGCTGCTGCCGGTGCCATCATCCTTTTCGTGCTTGCCATCGAAATGATCTTTGGGGTCGTAGCCTTCAAGGATGACAGCCCTTCAGGTTCTGCGACACTTGTACCCCTTGTATTTCCTCTCATCGCAGGTGCTGCATCGTTCACCACCCTACTCTCTTTCAGAGCACAATACCATGTATCGAACATCATCATTGCAACCATCCTCAACCTACTTATCGTCTTCTTCGTACTCCGCCATGTGAGCTGGGTCGAAAAGATGGTCGGAAAGGGTGGTGTATATGTCATGCGTAAATTCTTCGGGATCATCCTTCTTGCGATGGCAGTGAAGCTCTTTACGGAAAATATATCTCACTTGATAGCGACCATTCAGGCGAATTAA
- a CDS encoding 1-deoxy-D-xylulose-5-phosphate reductoisomerase — protein MNPKKITILGSTGSIGTQALDVISRHRDLLSVYALVCHSNVDLLIHQAKEFKPQVVAIANDMQYKHLKKELSGENIEILVGNEAICDIASSYEADTVLSAMVGFAGLAPTVSAMESGRTIALANKETLVVAGELIMQLSRQQMSPIIPVDSEHSAIFQSIHGDKKDAVSHIYLTASGGPFVDYSAEQLEKVTPEQALKHPKWDMGKKVSIDSATLMNKGLEMIEAHWLFGVPPEQIEIAIHRQSIIHSMVGFKDGSVKAQLSLPDMRLPIAYGMLFPHRVDIELPLPSLKDLCQLTFETPRRDLFPCLDLAFESIEIGGTAPCVMNAANEIAVERFLAGNLSFTDIPRLIRGTMESMGSRNISNVAQLKDIDTEARQRSRAWSRHR, from the coding sequence ATGAATCCTAAAAAAATAACCATACTCGGAAGTACAGGCTCGATCGGCACCCAGGCTCTCGATGTCATCTCTCGTCATAGAGACTTGCTCTCGGTATATGCCCTTGTATGTCATAGCAATGTAGATCTTCTCATCCATCAAGCCAAGGAGTTTAAGCCCCAAGTGGTAGCCATAGCCAATGACATGCAATATAAGCACCTCAAGAAGGAACTCTCGGGTGAAAATATTGAGATACTCGTGGGCAATGAGGCTATATGTGATATAGCGTCGTCTTATGAGGCGGACACTGTACTCTCCGCAATGGTGGGTTTCGCAGGACTTGCCCCTACCGTAAGTGCGATGGAGAGTGGACGTACGATAGCCTTGGCCAACAAAGAGACCCTTGTGGTAGCAGGCGAGCTCATCATGCAACTCAGTAGACAGCAGATGTCTCCCATCATCCCCGTGGACTCTGAGCATTCGGCTATATTCCAGTCCATACATGGGGATAAAAAGGATGCAGTATCTCACATCTATCTGACAGCTTCGGGAGGTCCGTTTGTGGACTACTCAGCAGAGCAATTGGAGAAAGTCACTCCCGAACAAGCTCTCAAGCACCCTAAATGGGATATGGGTAAAAAAGTATCTATCGACTCTGCAACATTGATGAACAAAGGTCTGGAGATGATTGAAGCACACTGGCTCTTCGGAGTTCCCCCCGAGCAGATAGAGATAGCCATCCATCGCCAGAGCATCATCCACTCTATGGTAGGCTTCAAGGATGGCAGCGTCAAGGCTCAGCTAAGTCTTCCTGACATGAGACTGCCTATTGCCTATGGTATGTTATTCCCTCACAGAGTAGATATAGAACTACCTCTCCCTTCTCTGAAAGATCTATGTCAACTGACATTCGAAACCCCTCGCAGGGATCTTTTCCCTTGTCTCGATTTGGCGTTTGAATCCATCGAGATCGGCGGGACTGCACCATGTGTGATGAACGCAGCCAATGAGATAGCCGTCGAGCGTTTCTTGGCAGGCAACCTCTCATTCACTGACATACCGCGCCTTATCAGAGGTACAATGGAGAGTATGGGCTCCCGTAACATATCCAATGTAGCCCAGCTCAAAGATATAGATACCGAAGCTCGCCAACGCAGCAGAGCTTGGTCTCGTCACCGTTAA